The Halalkalibacter krulwichiae genome has a segment encoding these proteins:
- a CDS encoding UPF0223 family protein: MESKMPISLDWSTQEVVDVIQFFELVEQAYKTGVEREKLLGHYRRFKEIVPSKSEEKQVCKQYDEELNISTYQVIKKAREEKTPKIKM; encoded by the coding sequence ATGGAGTCAAAGATGCCGATATCGCTTGATTGGTCAACACAAGAAGTCGTAGACGTTATTCAATTTTTCGAACTAGTGGAACAAGCCTATAAAACAGGCGTTGAAAGAGAAAAGCTACTCGGTCATTATCGCCGATTTAAAGAAATTGTCCCAAGTAAAAGTGAAGAAAAACAAGTTTGTAAACAATATGACGAAGAACTCAACATCTCAACCTACCAAGTCATCAAAAAAGCCCGAGAAGAAAAAACACCAAAAATCAAAATGTGA
- a CDS encoding GapA-binding peptide SR1P, translated as MGIIVCQSCNKAIDVFEGEKVTTLYAKGNCDNCNTNSKSKDNK; from the coding sequence ATGGGAATTATTGTTTGTCAATCGTGTAACAAAGCTATCGATGTGTTTGAAGGTGAAAAAGTCACGACTCTTTATGCTAAAGGAAACTGTGATAACTGCAACACAAACTCTAAATCTAAAGATAATAAATAA
- a CDS encoding aminotransferase class I/II-fold pyridoxal phosphate-dependent enzyme, translated as MSRQHLTPLFTGVRNHAEKQPIQFHIPGHKQGKGMDPDFKNFIGENALSIDLINIEPLDDLHHPHGIIKEAQELAAEAFGADHTFFSVQGTSGAIMTMIMSVCGPGDKIIVPRNVHKSIMSAIIFSGATPIFIHPEIDPNLGISHGITTDSVEKALSAHPDAKGLLVINPTYFGISGNLKKIVEIAHSYDVPVLVDEAHGVHIHFHDQLPLSAMQAGADMAATSVHKLGGSMTQSSILNVKEGLVSPKRVQSIISMLTTTSTSYLLLSSLDVARKQLATKGTFLLSNVIDLAETTRYQINQIEGLSCVGKEILGTKATFDMDPTKLIITVKDLGMNGHEVEMWLRNHYLIEVEMSDLYNILCIVTLGDTQEKMDALVTALSHLAKEQSANVKKHEISSVNVPDIPMLALSPRDAFYAETEVIPFSKSAGRIIAEFIMVYPPGIPILIPGEIVTVDNLAYIEENLKSGLPVQGPEDASFQTLRVIKEHRAIK; from the coding sequence TTGTCACGACAACATCTTACTCCGTTGTTCACCGGTGTTCGTAATCACGCCGAAAAACAACCTATTCAATTTCATATTCCAGGTCATAAACAAGGCAAAGGCATGGACCCTGATTTTAAAAATTTCATTGGAGAAAATGCGCTCTCAATTGATTTGATAAATATCGAACCTTTAGATGACCTACACCACCCACACGGAATAATAAAAGAAGCTCAAGAATTAGCTGCTGAAGCTTTTGGAGCTGACCATACCTTTTTTTCCGTACAAGGCACAAGTGGAGCAATTATGACAATGATTATGTCCGTATGTGGACCCGGCGATAAAATTATCGTACCTCGAAATGTTCATAAATCAATTATGTCAGCTATTATTTTTTCAGGAGCGACTCCCATTTTTATTCATCCTGAAATTGACCCTAACTTAGGAATTTCTCACGGAATTACAACAGATTCAGTAGAAAAAGCCCTTTCTGCACATCCTGATGCTAAGGGACTTCTTGTCATTAATCCAACCTATTTCGGTATCTCTGGTAACTTGAAAAAGATTGTAGAGATTGCTCATTCTTACGATGTTCCTGTACTGGTTGACGAGGCACACGGAGTTCACATTCATTTTCATGACCAACTCCCACTTTCAGCTATGCAAGCAGGTGCTGACATGGCTGCAACTAGTGTTCATAAATTAGGCGGTTCAATGACTCAAAGCTCGATATTGAATGTGAAAGAAGGGCTTGTTTCGCCTAAACGAGTTCAATCAATTATTAGTATGTTGACTACAACTTCAACATCTTATTTATTACTTTCTTCGTTAGATGTAGCTAGGAAACAATTAGCAACTAAAGGTACATTCCTACTATCAAATGTGATTGATCTTGCTGAAACAACAAGATATCAAATTAATCAAATCGAAGGACTTTCGTGTGTCGGAAAGGAAATCTTAGGGACAAAAGCAACCTTTGATATGGATCCAACCAAACTGATTATTACAGTAAAAGACTTAGGGATGAATGGGCATGAAGTGGAAATGTGGCTAAGGAACCATTACTTAATTGAAGTGGAAATGTCCGACCTATACAACATCCTATGTATTGTCACCTTAGGTGACACACAAGAAAAGATGGACGCATTGGTAACAGCACTGAGTCATTTAGCAAAAGAACAATCAGCAAATGTAAAGAAACATGAAATCTCTTCTGTTAATGTTCCTGATATCCCAATGCTCGCTTTATCACCACGTGATGCTTTCTATGCGGAAACCGAAGTTATCCCGTTTAGCAAGTCAGCCGGGAGAATTATCGCAGAATTTATCATGGTCTACCCTCCTGGTATCCCAATATTGATTCCCGGAGAGATCGTAACAGTAGATAATCTAGCTTATATTGAGGAGAACTTAAAGAGCGGGTTACCAGTACAAGGCCCAGAAGATGCATCTTTCCAAACTTTAAGGGTAATTAAAGAACATAGAGCAATTAAATAA
- a CDS encoding YktB family protein, with amino-acid sequence MSLNGFSQSDFDVFKIEGLENRMEAIQTKIQPTFKDIGERLVSDLSILLGNEMYLHIAKHARRKVNPPKDTWMAICHDKRGYKKHPHFQLGLFDDHLFIWFALIYEAPNKSSIANALLNDLDLLTNLPSNYVVSLDHMKKEATSLEAKDQDALIADLTRLRDVKKAEFLVGRHLQPDNPIVNDGQALANFTKETYEQLLPIYKKAMQHS; translated from the coding sequence ATGAGTTTGAATGGATTCAGTCAGTCTGATTTTGACGTTTTTAAAATTGAAGGTTTAGAGAATAGAATGGAAGCAATTCAAACAAAGATACAACCCACATTTAAAGACATCGGGGAGCGCTTAGTAAGTGACCTTTCCATTCTTCTCGGTAATGAAATGTACCTTCACATTGCCAAACATGCAAGACGAAAAGTTAATCCCCCGAAAGACACCTGGATGGCTATTTGTCATGATAAGCGCGGTTATAAAAAGCATCCACATTTCCAATTAGGTTTATTTGATGATCATTTATTTATTTGGTTTGCTTTAATATATGAAGCTCCAAATAAATCATCTATTGCAAATGCGTTATTAAATGATTTAGATCTGCTTACTAATTTACCATCTAATTATGTTGTTTCTCTTGATCATATGAAAAAAGAAGCAACTTCATTGGAAGCAAAAGATCAAGATGCTTTAATTGCAGACCTAACTCGATTACGTGATGTTAAGAAAGCTGAATTCTTAGTTGGTCGTCATTTACAACCAGACAACCCAATTGTAAATGACGGACAAGCGTTAGCAAATTTCACAAAAGAAACGTATGAACAATTGTTACCTATTTACAAGAAAGCGATGCAGCACTCTTGA